The following proteins are encoded in a genomic region of Gammaproteobacteria bacterium:
- the mlaE gene encoding intermembrane phospholipid transport system, integral membrane subunit MlaE has translation MISDWLAAWGRRGLEVLMRMGRAHILLYYVVLALPASVRLFREVVRQVHSVGVRSLVIIIVSGLFVGMVLSLQGYNTLVDFGAAQSLGVLVALSLVRELGPVVSALLYGGRAGSALAAEIGLMKATEQLSGMEMMAVDPIERVIAPRFVAGVVTMPLLAAIFSAVGVLGGYFVAVGLLGLDDGAFWSQMQAKVNLYEDIGNGILKSVVFGFASTWIALFQGYDAVPTAEGVSLATTRTVVHTALAVLALDFVLTALMFNKV, from the coding sequence GTGATCAGCGACTGGCTTGCGGCTTGGGGTCGCCGCGGACTAGAGGTTTTGATGCGTATGGGGCGGGCTCACATCCTGTTGTACTACGTCGTTCTTGCCCTACCCGCATCGGTGCGTCTTTTTCGGGAGGTGGTGCGCCAGGTCCATTCGGTCGGGGTGAGGTCGTTGGTGATCATCATCGTTTCGGGGCTGTTCGTGGGAATGGTCCTGAGCCTGCAAGGTTATAACACCCTGGTAGACTTCGGTGCTGCACAATCTCTGGGGGTATTAGTTGCCCTGTCGCTGGTGCGAGAGCTAGGACCGGTAGTGAGTGCCCTACTCTATGGCGGTCGGGCAGGTTCGGCGCTGGCGGCGGAGATCGGCTTGATGAAGGCGACCGAGCAACTTTCCGGTATGGAGATGATGGCGGTGGACCCCATTGAACGCGTCATAGCGCCGCGTTTCGTGGCTGGGGTCGTAACGATGCCGTTGCTGGCCGCCATCTTTAGCGCCGTGGGGGTATTAGGGGGCTATTTCGTGGCGGTGGGATTGCTTGGCTTGGACGATGGGGCCTTTTGGTCTCAGATGCAGGCCAAGGTGAACCTCTACGAAGATATCGGCAACGGCATCCTCAAGAGTGTTGTCTTTGGATTCGCATCGACCTGGATTGCCCTGTTTCAAGGGTACGATGCGGTGCCTACCGCTGAGGGGGTAAGTCTTGCGACTACCCGTACCGTGGTTCATACCGCTCTGGCGGTGTTGGCTCTGGATTTTGTCCTTACCGCCCTGATGTTCAACAAGGTTTAA
- the mlaD gene encoding intermembrane phospholipid transport system, substrate binding protein MlaD, producing the protein MRQQRSLEIAVGGFMALGLAALFMLAMRVSNLSALGTEEGYDLTARFQNIGGLKERSPVSVAGVRVGRVTKIDFDGKTYEAVVRMHIAARYNTLPKDTSASILTSGLLGEQYVGLDPGGDMVPLKNGDEIRLSQSALVLERFIGQLLYNKAQETDKK; encoded by the coding sequence ATGAGGCAACAGAGAAGTCTGGAGATCGCGGTTGGGGGGTTCATGGCCCTGGGCCTGGCCGCCCTATTTATGCTGGCCATGCGAGTCAGCAATCTGAGTGCCCTGGGAACGGAGGAAGGTTACGACCTTACAGCCCGTTTCCAAAATATCGGAGGACTCAAAGAGCGTTCACCGGTGAGTGTGGCCGGAGTACGGGTGGGCCGGGTGACGAAGATCGACTTCGACGGTAAAACCTACGAGGCAGTGGTGCGAATGCACATTGCCGCGCGTTACAACACCCTGCCCAAGGATACCTCGGCGAGCATCCTAACCTCGGGGTTGCTGGGTGAGCAGTACGTGGGGCTCGATCCAGGCGGGGATATGGTTCCGCTCAAGAACGGCGATGAGATCCGACTCTCCCAATCAGCGCTGGTGTTGGAGCGATTCATCGGCCAACTTCTCTACAACAAGGCCCAGGAGACTGATAAAAAATGA
- a CDS encoding phospholipid transport system substrate-binding protein — protein MSQTPWMIFPLVGLLWIAPAVAQDSPTTAPNTQQREIQDPQQLIQGVMDKVLARLQGHQEEMRRDSHRIYALVEELILPHFDFERMSRWVLGRYWNDATPVQQAHFVEQFRNLLVRTYGVALLDYTDEKIQFLPSRGDPARGESTVRINIRHRGNVISIDSNLYLKDTAWKVYDVIINGVSLVANYRNSFATEIRNNGMDGLINRLTDRNQGKEEKSG, from the coding sequence ATGAGCCAAACCCCGTGGATGATCTTCCCCCTGGTGGGACTTTTGTGGATAGCACCAGCAGTGGCGCAGGATTCTCCCACCACCGCACCGAATACTCAGCAACGAGAGATTCAAGATCCACAGCAGCTGATCCAGGGGGTTATGGATAAAGTACTCGCGCGGCTTCAGGGTCATCAGGAAGAGATGCGCCGTGATTCACATCGAATCTACGCTTTGGTAGAGGAATTGATACTACCCCATTTCGACTTTGAGCGGATGTCGCGCTGGGTATTGGGACGGTATTGGAATGATGCTACGCCGGTGCAACAGGCTCATTTCGTGGAACAATTCCGCAATCTGCTGGTACGTACCTATGGTGTCGCCTTGCTGGACTATACCGACGAGAAGATTCAGTTTCTACCTTCTCGAGGTGATCCCGCGCGTGGCGAATCTACAGTGCGTATCAACATTCGGCACCGTGGTAATGTTATCTCCATTGATTCCAACCTCTACCTGAAAGATACGGCGTGGAAAGTTTACGACGTGATCATCAATGGGGTGAGCTTGGTCGCTAACTATCGAAATTCCTTTGCGACCGAGATCCGCAACAATGGTATGGATGGTCTCATCAATCGGCTGACCGATCGTAACCAAGGCAAAGAAGAAAAGAGCGGCTAA
- a CDS encoding phospholipid transport system transporter-binding protein has product MKTVHIEPQGSGCYLFSGELSFATVPVAWARTEELFAGPASLVLDLAGITRSDSAALILLLGWIRLARRRGKEIGYRNLPAQLLAVAKVSGVENLLPRG; this is encoded by the coding sequence ATGAAAACGGTACATATCGAGCCTCAGGGCAGCGGCTGCTATTTATTCTCGGGTGAATTAAGTTTTGCCACAGTGCCCGTTGCCTGGGCACGTACAGAAGAATTGTTTGCTGGCCCAGCGTCGCTGGTACTCGATCTCGCGGGAATTACCCGAAGCGACAGTGCCGCACTGATTTTACTCCTTGGCTGGATCCGCTTGGCGCGTCGTCGTGGAAAAGAAATTGGTTACCGTAATCTGCCCGCCCAGCTTTTGGCGGTGGCCAAGGTGAGTGGAGTAGAGAATTTGCTGCCTCGTGGATGA
- the gsiA gene encoding Glutathione import ATP-binding protein GsiA: protein MSADVLLEVEDLRTTLATRHGELTAVDRVSFNLCRGEIFALLGESGCGKSLTALSLMRLLPEAGRLRGGSVRMNGEDLLRLPEAEMRRVRGRHLAMVFQEPQSSLNPVMTVGNQVAEPLRRHLGLRGAALRARLLDLFIQVGIPDPERRLNEYPHQFSGGMKQRVMIAMALACRPDLIIADEPTTALDVTLQAQILELMRSLTRETGMALLLITHDLGVVHEMADRVAVMYAGHLVEQASRSQFFATPRHPYTRKLFAALPNRVHRDRPLAVISGTVPSLHQIPPGCRFALRCDLAWSHCHDHVPQWLNLKGGAQIRCHLYDPTLAHPDATDGGGTIPTTTEETSRHPSLWAAREVTPLLEVRRLMVHFPIRTGLLQRVKGYVRAVDGVSLTVFEGRTVALVGESGCGKTTVGKGVLQLLRPTAGRVLFDGADLTWLSGEALRRRRRELQFVFQDPYAAMNPRMRVGEIIAEGMAALGVGGNNAARKARVVELLQQVGLASDMILRYPHEFSGGQRQRIALARTLAVEPRLIVCDEPTSALDVSVQAQIINLLKELQNRLGIAYLFVTHNLSLVEYLAHTIAVMYLGRIVEQGSVDEVLKTPKHPYTRALLAAVPVIEARTRREVVRLSGDPPSPATPPSGCHFHPRCPAVLPLCSKHYPCTAALSDTHLVHCHLYNG from the coding sequence GTGAGCGCTGATGTGCTGCTGGAGGTTGAGGACCTACGCACCACCCTGGCAACTCGTCATGGTGAATTAACTGCGGTGGATAGGGTGAGTTTTAACCTTTGTCGCGGTGAGATATTTGCCTTGTTGGGCGAGTCGGGCTGCGGCAAGTCGTTAACTGCCCTATCGCTGATGCGTCTGCTCCCGGAAGCCGGAAGGCTACGTGGGGGCAGTGTGCGGATGAATGGCGAAGATTTGTTGCGTCTCCCCGAGGCGGAGATGCGGCGAGTGCGTGGACGACATCTGGCGATGGTCTTCCAGGAACCGCAGTCGTCGCTCAACCCGGTGATGACGGTTGGCAACCAAGTGGCCGAACCGTTACGTCGCCACCTCGGTCTGCGGGGGGCGGCGCTACGTGCGCGGTTGTTGGATCTGTTTATACAGGTGGGCATTCCTGACCCCGAGCGGCGTTTGAACGAATATCCGCATCAATTTTCAGGGGGGATGAAGCAACGAGTGATGATCGCCATGGCGCTTGCCTGCCGGCCTGACCTCATCATCGCCGATGAACCCACCACTGCATTGGATGTTACCCTCCAGGCCCAGATTCTGGAGTTGATGAGGAGTCTCACCCGCGAGACGGGGATGGCGCTGTTACTCATCACCCACGACTTGGGTGTGGTCCACGAGATGGCTGATCGAGTGGCAGTGATGTACGCCGGCCACCTCGTCGAGCAAGCCTCACGCTCCCAGTTTTTTGCTACTCCACGCCATCCTTACACGCGCAAATTGTTTGCCGCGCTGCCTAACCGTGTCCATCGTGATCGGCCACTCGCGGTTATCTCTGGCACGGTACCGTCTCTACACCAGATCCCCCCGGGATGTCGTTTTGCTCTACGCTGTGACTTGGCCTGGTCTCACTGTCATGACCATGTCCCGCAGTGGTTGAATCTAAAGGGGGGGGCGCAGATACGTTGCCACCTCTACGACCCAACGTTGGCCCATCCCGACGCCACCGACGGAGGCGGGACGATTCCAACCACGACCGAAGAGACCTCCCGGCATCCTTCGCTGTGGGCGGCACGAGAGGTGACGCCGTTGTTGGAGGTCCGTCGGCTCATGGTGCATTTCCCGATCCGCACGGGGTTGTTACAGCGGGTTAAGGGCTATGTGCGTGCTGTGGATGGGGTCTCGCTCACCGTATTCGAGGGACGTACCGTGGCCCTGGTCGGGGAATCTGGTTGCGGAAAGACGACGGTTGGAAAGGGGGTTCTCCAGCTCCTGCGACCTACCGCTGGGCGGGTTTTATTCGATGGGGCCGACCTTACTTGGCTCTCCGGTGAGGCCCTACGGCGGCGGCGGCGGGAGCTTCAATTCGTATTTCAGGACCCCTATGCCGCGATGAATCCCCGTATGAGGGTCGGTGAGATTATCGCCGAAGGGATGGCGGCTCTTGGGGTGGGGGGGAATAATGCGGCGCGCAAGGCACGAGTGGTGGAGTTGCTTCAACAGGTTGGCCTGGCCTCAGACATGATCCTGCGCTATCCCCATGAATTCTCCGGTGGTCAACGCCAGCGTATCGCCCTTGCGAGAACGTTGGCCGTAGAGCCACGCTTGATCGTCTGCGATGAGCCTACGAGTGCCTTGGATGTCTCGGTCCAGGCTCAGATTATAAATCTACTCAAGGAGTTACAGAATAGGTTGGGGATTGCCTACCTATTCGTTACACACAATCTGAGCTTGGTGGAGTATTTGGCCCACACCATTGCGGTGATGTATCTGGGGCGCATCGTCGAACAGGGGAGTGTGGACGAGGTGCTGAAGACCCCCAAACACCCCTATACCCGCGCGTTGCTTGCGGCTGTGCCGGTGATAGAGGCCAGAACACGGCGTGAGGTGGTACGCCTCTCTGGCGACCCACCCTCACCGGCGACACCTCCCTCGGGTTGTCACTTCCATCCCCGTTGTCCGGCCGTTCTCCCCCTTTGTAGCAAACACTATCCGTGTACGGCGGCCTTGTCTGACACCCATCTTGTCCATTGCCACTTATACAACGGCTGA
- the smaIR gene encoding Type-2 restriction enzyme SmaI has translation MSITEKEINEIIEMLRRLTLTQQKSIKETILAFGKPRNYWRASDSGIITQTVLDNFGNCLLSHHVGSRQALSKDRFEFALEATLNDSGIPAQLVKSRTNRGHDLTIAGTPVSLKTEAAANIKENFIHISKWMELGKGEWKLPLLRDLFLEHMQSYERIFTLRCLDTDPAQTRYEFVEIPKSLLLEASSCQLEIREDSKQNPKPGYGYIRDCAGQLKYALYFDGGTERKLQIKGLRKDLCKVHAIWTFGSAAA, from the coding sequence GTGAGCATTACCGAGAAAGAAATTAACGAAATCATTGAGATGCTACGCCGCCTTACCTTAACGCAACAAAAGTCAATTAAAGAAACAATTCTAGCATTTGGAAAACCACGAAACTACTGGCGTGCTTCAGATTCGGGTATTATTACACAAACTGTCTTGGATAATTTTGGCAACTGCCTATTGAGTCATCATGTAGGGAGTCGTCAGGCACTAAGTAAGGATCGTTTCGAATTTGCCCTTGAGGCTACACTTAATGATTCAGGTATTCCTGCTCAACTTGTAAAAAGCAGAACCAATCGTGGCCATGATCTTACCATTGCTGGCACACCAGTCAGCCTGAAGACTGAAGCAGCCGCTAATATAAAAGAGAACTTTATTCATATCAGCAAATGGATGGAATTAGGTAAAGGAGAATGGAAACTTCCATTGCTACGAGATCTATTTCTTGAACATATGCAAAGCTACGAACGAATCTTCACGTTACGGTGTCTTGATACAGATCCTGCCCAGACTCGCTACGAATTCGTGGAGATTCCAAAATCATTATTACTCGAAGCATCAAGCTGTCAGTTGGAAATTCGAGAAGACAGTAAACAAAACCCTAAACCTGGCTACGGATACATAAGAGACTGTGCTGGACAGTTAAAATACGCCCTTTATTTCGACGGTGGGACCGAACGAAAACTTCAGATCAAGGGTCTACGCAAGGACCTCTGCAAAGTTCATGCGATTTGGACTTTCGGTTCAGCGGCCGCTTAG
- the smaIM gene encoding Modification methylase SmaI gives MYEAPQTLDLFDRESPLIDAQLTKNAQNLCDIQVGDARQLLSKIPDGYFNCIVTSPPYWGLRDYGVVGQIGAEITVDEYISDLVCLFHEARRTLSDDGTLWLNIGDSYTSGGRTWRDADAKNKGRAMEYRAPTPDGLKPKDLIGVPWRLAFALQADGWYLRTDIIWNKPNCQPESVKDRPTRSHEYLFLFSKSEKYYYDWQAIMEPASDPKQKMKNRRTVWNITTEPYPGSHFAVYPRALVRICIAAGSRKDGRVLDPFFGSGTTGVVCNEMGRYCIGIELNAQYAELAHQRLLSGR, from the coding sequence ATGTACGAAGCACCACAAACACTTGACCTGTTTGACAGAGAGAGTCCTTTGATTGACGCACAATTAACTAAAAATGCGCAAAATTTATGTGATATACAAGTTGGTGATGCTCGCCAGCTTCTTTCGAAAATACCTGATGGATATTTTAATTGCATTGTAACTTCTCCTCCATATTGGGGATTACGCGACTATGGCGTTGTCGGTCAGATCGGAGCGGAAATCACTGTCGATGAATATATTTCCGATCTTGTGTGTCTATTCCATGAAGCGCGGCGGACTCTTTCCGATGATGGTACTCTATGGTTGAACATTGGAGATAGTTATACATCTGGCGGTCGCACCTGGCGAGATGCTGACGCGAAAAATAAAGGTCGTGCTATGGAGTATAGGGCTCCTACTCCCGATGGATTAAAACCAAAAGATTTAATTGGCGTCCCGTGGAGGTTGGCTTTTGCACTTCAGGCCGATGGTTGGTATCTCCGTACAGATATCATATGGAATAAACCTAACTGTCAGCCGGAGAGTGTAAAAGATCGTCCCACACGCTCCCATGAATACCTTTTCCTTTTTTCGAAATCGGAGAAGTACTACTATGACTGGCAAGCAATCATGGAGCCAGCTTCCGATCCGAAACAGAAAATGAAGAATCGTCGTACTGTTTGGAACATTACTACTGAGCCGTATCCGGGTAGCCACTTTGCGGTGTATCCGCGAGCGCTCGTGCGCATTTGTATCGCTGCTGGTTCTCGTAAGGATGGTCGTGTCTTAGACCCATTTTTTGGATCAGGAACCACCGGCGTAGTTTGTAACGAAATGGGTAGATATTGCATCGGGATTGAACTAAATGCGCAATACGCAGAATTGGCCCATCAGCGTTTGCTAAGCGGCCGCTGA
- a CDS encoding transposase — MKNSDGRSLDHSTLEYIRLQAVKAVRKGMSPREVGEIFGMHRSKVYEWVKKAKEMGLATLNAKPVPGRKSFINEQQEGILVFWLCAFTPLDFEFSTVLWTTEMIKTLIERKFSIYMSRSAVGRFLRRINLTPQRPVYRAIERDQFSVDNWINKEFPRIKELASNEGAIIYFLDEAGARTDYHAGTTWGLEGLTPIIPSTGGRYRINMIAAITSEGKMHFQIGPSSLNGGAFVEYLKILAQENSCPIYIVTDGYSAHHAKVVKEYLETTNGKVKIFFLPTYSPHLNPVELVWSNIKTQGIARHLIRNVEELKNKATQLLEDLKKSPEKVRELFKEESVQYAI; from the coding sequence ATGAAAAATTCTGATGGACGTTCTCTCGATCACTCTACCCTTGAGTATATAAGGCTTCAAGCAGTAAAAGCTGTACGTAAAGGAATGTCTCCTAGGGAGGTGGGCGAGATTTTCGGTATGCACCGATCGAAGGTGTACGAATGGGTGAAGAAGGCAAAAGAGATGGGTCTAGCTACGTTAAATGCGAAACCTGTCCCTGGAAGAAAATCCTTCATCAATGAACAGCAAGAAGGAATACTCGTATTCTGGCTGTGCGCATTTACCCCATTGGATTTTGAATTCTCGACAGTCTTATGGACAACTGAAATGATAAAGACATTAATAGAGAGGAAATTTTCTATTTACATGAGTCGTTCCGCGGTGGGCCGTTTTTTGCGCCGCATTAATTTAACTCCACAACGGCCAGTATATCGTGCGATAGAGAGGGACCAATTTTCAGTAGATAATTGGATTAACAAAGAGTTTCCTAGAATCAAAGAGTTGGCAAGTAATGAGGGTGCTATAATCTATTTTCTTGATGAGGCTGGGGCGCGCACCGATTATCACGCGGGTACAACTTGGGGGCTAGAAGGTTTAACTCCCATAATTCCCTCCACTGGTGGACGTTATCGCATAAATATGATCGCTGCGATAACTTCTGAAGGAAAGATGCATTTCCAAATAGGTCCCTCATCGCTCAATGGTGGTGCGTTTGTTGAATATCTAAAAATTTTGGCTCAAGAGAATTCATGCCCCATCTATATTGTAACAGACGGGTATTCTGCCCATCATGCAAAAGTAGTTAAGGAATATCTGGAGACGACAAATGGAAAGGTTAAAATATTCTTTCTTCCCACCTATTCTCCACACCTTAATCCTGTCGAGCTAGTATGGAGCAATATTAAGACACAAGGAATTGCGCGTCACCTTATTCGTAATGTGGAGGAGTTAAAAAATAAAGCTACTCAACTTTTAGAGGATTTAAAAAAATCGCCAGAGAAAGTCAGAGAACTTTTTAAAGAAGAATCCGTCCAATATGCTATTTAG
- the gltA gene encoding citrate synthase yields MAEKTVTVTDNQTGKSIELPIILSSHGASGIDVRQLQKGLGLLSFDPGFMSTASCRSAITYIDGDAGLLWYRGYPIEQLAEHSSFIEVCYLLLSGELPTAPHLEKFSSLITQHTMVHEGILQFYRGFRHDAHPMAVLLGVVGALSAFHPDGMNVTDPASRMISAYRLIGKMPTLAAAAFKYFHGQPFVYPDNSLGYIENFLRMMFSVPAEPYKINPVMVRAMEIIFILHADHEQNASTSTVRLAGSSRANPFAAITAGISSLWGPAHGGANEAVLHMLEQIGDVKNIPHYISRAKDRNDSFRLMGFGHRVYKSYDPRARIIRKCCYDLLDELGIRNNPLFKTALELERIALEDEYFVSHQLYPNVDFYSGVILKALNIDISMFTVIFALARTAGWIAQWMEMMAESDQKIGRPRQIYIGKTQRDYVPIHQRG; encoded by the coding sequence ATGGCAGAAAAGACCGTAACCGTTACTGACAACCAAACTGGTAAAAGCATAGAATTACCGATAATCTTATCAAGCCATGGCGCCTCGGGGATCGATGTGCGCCAACTGCAGAAGGGCCTAGGTCTATTAAGTTTTGACCCGGGTTTTATGTCAACCGCGAGTTGTCGAAGCGCCATCACCTATATTGACGGCGATGCTGGACTACTCTGGTATCGGGGTTACCCCATCGAGCAATTGGCCGAACATTCGAGCTTTATTGAGGTTTGCTATCTGTTACTCTCTGGGGAATTGCCCACCGCCCCCCACCTAGAAAAATTTAGCTCCCTCATTACCCAGCACACCATGGTCCATGAGGGTATTCTGCAATTCTATCGTGGATTCAGACACGACGCTCACCCCATGGCCGTCCTCCTCGGAGTAGTAGGGGCACTGTCGGCCTTTCACCCAGACGGAATGAACGTAACCGACCCCGCCAGCCGCATGATTTCGGCCTATCGCCTCATCGGCAAAATGCCGACCTTAGCGGCAGCGGCCTTTAAGTATTTTCATGGTCAGCCCTTTGTCTACCCAGACAATTCTCTGGGCTATATCGAAAATTTCCTACGCATGATGTTTTCGGTGCCAGCAGAGCCCTACAAAATTAATCCAGTGATGGTTCGCGCCATGGAGATTATTTTCATCCTCCATGCCGACCACGAACAAAATGCGAGCACCTCGACCGTACGTTTAGCAGGTAGCTCGCGGGCCAATCCCTTTGCTGCAATCACTGCTGGTATCAGTTCATTGTGGGGACCCGCCCACGGCGGTGCCAACGAAGCGGTATTGCACATGCTGGAACAGATTGGCGATGTCAAAAATATCCCTCATTACATCTCTCGCGCAAAAGATCGCAACGACTCTTTCCGTCTCATGGGTTTCGGTCATCGCGTTTATAAGAGCTACGACCCCCGTGCGCGCATCATCCGCAAATGTTGTTACGACCTCCTCGATGAATTGGGAATCCGCAACAACCCCTTGTTCAAGACCGCCCTGGAATTAGAACGAATTGCCTTGGAGGATGAGTATTTTGTAAGCCACCAACTCTATCCAAACGTCGATTTCTACTCCGGGGTTATTTTGAAGGCCCTGAACATTGATATCAGTATGTTTACCGTGATCTTCGCCCTGGCACGCACCGCCGGCTGGATCGCGCAATGGATGGAGATGATGGCCGAATCCGACCAGAAAATTGGACGCCCGCGCCAGATCTATATCGGTAAAACCCAACGCGATTATGTACCAATCCATCAACGAGGGTAG
- a CDS encoding phospholipid/cholesterol/gamma-HCH transport system permease protein — translation MDNLLAPPLPNYAELRLEHNHSPQLCGKSKHPQYVVRCSGPWTIHGIDIIGRRLPTFSLAQQQSLLVDASEITSMDTAGAWLLVRVVTVLEQEVRKKGKSTDSDAEKETQLLIIGLHPDHQSLLDLVRRQHIQEEVVAVKINLLERLGRYLINHLEQGYALLVFLGEVTLVVVRILSNPKRLRFKAILHDLQTAGAEALPIVGLISFLMGTVIAYQGGAQLRYYGANLFVVDLVGVTLLRELAPLLTAIIVAGRTGSAYTAQIGTMRVTDEIDALRTIGIDPLELLVIPKILALLLALPLLTAYADILGVLGGMVMAHLVLGVDPHSFLTRFPEAVSVVNYYIGIGKAPVFAAIIAVVGCFQGMRVGDSAEAVGYQVTISVVQAIFLVIVADAIFSVLFSWLNL, via the coding sequence TTGGATAATCTCCTTGCCCCACCGCTACCCAACTATGCCGAGTTGCGACTAGAGCATAATCATTCGCCACAACTGTGTGGTAAATCCAAACATCCCCAATATGTAGTACGCTGTAGTGGGCCGTGGACAATCCATGGCATCGATATTATCGGGCGCCGCCTCCCAACATTTTCTCTTGCTCAGCAACAATCATTACTCGTAGATGCCTCAGAGATTACATCTATGGATACCGCTGGGGCTTGGCTATTGGTTAGAGTAGTGACAGTGCTAGAGCAAGAGGTCAGGAAAAAAGGAAAAAGTACGGACAGTGACGCGGAAAAAGAAACGCAGCTACTCATTATTGGTCTGCACCCAGACCATCAATCTCTTTTGGATCTGGTTCGACGCCAGCATATCCAAGAGGAGGTGGTAGCGGTAAAAATTAATCTATTGGAACGTCTCGGGCGTTATCTCATCAATCATCTGGAACAGGGATACGCATTACTCGTCTTCCTGGGCGAGGTGACCCTGGTAGTAGTACGTATCTTATCCAACCCAAAACGATTACGTTTCAAGGCCATCCTTCACGACCTACAGACGGCGGGCGCCGAGGCGTTGCCGATCGTTGGATTAATATCTTTCTTAATGGGAACCGTCATTGCCTACCAGGGCGGGGCACAATTGCGTTATTACGGGGCTAATCTTTTCGTGGTAGATCTGGTAGGGGTAACCCTGCTGCGCGAATTAGCCCCACTTCTCACTGCCATCATTGTTGCAGGCCGCACGGGATCCGCCTATACGGCCCAAATTGGCACGATGCGCGTAACCGACGAGATCGATGCGCTACGGACCATTGGAATCGATCCCTTGGAACTATTGGTGATCCCTAAAATCCTTGCCCTGCTATTAGCCCTTCCTTTGCTCACGGCCTATGCCGACATCCTCGGGGTGTTAGGAGGGATGGTGATGGCGCATCTAGTTTTAGGCGTGGATCCCCATAGCTTCCTGACACGCTTTCCAGAGGCGGTGAGTGTTGTTAATTATTATATCGGTATAGGAAAGGCCCCGGTATTTGCTGCAATCATCGCAGTAGTGGGTTGTTTCCAGGGGATGCGCGTGGGCGACAGTGCTGAAGCAGTGGGTTATCAAGTGACCATCAGTGTGGTCCAGGCGATTTTTCTAGTGATCGTAGCCGACGCCATATTCTCCGTGCTCTTTAGCTGGCTCAACCTGTAA